Sequence from the Nocardioides exalbidus genome:
CTGCCGGGCGGGGAGGGCGTCGGTAGCCTGACGCCGTGAACGACGACGAGCGGCCCGAGCAGGTCGAGCTGGAGCCGCCGGTCGATCCAGACCTCGAGCCCACCCCCGTGCCCGCCCCCGTGCCAGGGCCGGTCGGCGACGCCGAGGTGGTCGAGCAGGCACCCGCCGACCGCTCCCGGCTTCCGCTGGTGCTCGCGACCGCCGGCGCGGCGCTCGTGCTCGGCGCAGCGCTCGTCGCGCCGCTGATCGACCAGGCACTGCGGGGCGAGGAAGAGGCGCAGCGCGCGCTCGACCTGAGCCTCGTGCAGACGTGGGACGTCACGGACCGCACCCACACGACGGACGACGTCGACTACCCCCAGGACCCGCCGGTCGGCGGGGCGCACGCGCCGATCTGGCTCGCGTGCGGCGTCTACGACGAGCCGGTCCGCGAGGAGAACGCCGTCCACGACCTCGAGCACGGCACCACCTGGATCACCTACGACCCCGACCTCCCGGCCGGGGACGTCGATGCGCTGGCCGCGCTGCTGCCCGACAACGGCATCATGTCCCCGCGCGACGGCCTGCCCTCACCGGTCGTGGTCACGGTGTGGGGAGCCCAGCTCCAGCTCGACGGTGCCGGCGACCGGCGGCTCCCGCTCTTCATCGAGGAGTACGGCGACGGCCACACCGCGCCCGAGTTCGGCGTGTCCTGCGAGGGAGGTACGCCGGACCCGCAGGGCGCGCTCCCCGGCGAGGGCACCAACGCCTGAGCGCTAGCGTGGTCGCATGATCGTCGCGTTCTCCATCTCGCCCACGTCCAGCGACCCGACGGGGTCGGTCACCGAGGCGGTCGCGGCCGCCGTCCGCGTCGTGCGCGAGTCGGGGCTGCCCCACGAGACGAACGCGATGTTCACCAACATCGAGGGGGAGTGGGACGAGGTGATGGCCGTGGTCAAGCAGGCCGTCGACGTCGTCGCGGCGGTCTCCCCGCGCGTCGGACTGGTGCTGAAGGCCGACATCCGACCCGGGTACGACGGCCAGCTGGCCGCCAAGGTCCAGCGGATCAACGACGCGCTGGCGGACTGAGCCGTGCGCAGCGAGACCCGCACCTACCGCACCGGCGGGGACGAGGTCGTCCTCGACCTCACCCGCGACGCGGCCGACTTCGTGAGCGGCGAGGGGGACGGCCTCCTCCACGTGTTCGTGCCGCACGCGACGGCAGGTCTCGCGATCATCGAGACCGGCGCCGGGTCCGACGACGACCTGCTCGCGGCACTCGCGGACCTCCTGCCCGCCGACGACCGCTGGCGGCACCGGCACGGCTCGCCCGGCCACGGTCGCTCGCACGTGATGCCGGCGATCGTGCCGCCGTCCTGCTCGGTGCCGGTCCTCGGGGGCAGGCTCGCCCTCGGGACGTGGCAGAGCATCTGCCTGGTGGACCTCAACGTCGACAACGCCCGGCGCGAGGTGCGCTGGTCGTTCCTGGCGGGATGACGGGCGCCTCAGGTGGACTGGGCGGCGCCGACGCAGGCCGAGCGCGAGACCGCGCTGCCGGGGGACGACCTCGTGGCCGCCGACGTCGTGATGGACCGCGCCTTCGACCTCGACGCCGCACCTGACGAGGTGTGGCCGTGGCTGGTCCAGCTCGGCAAGCGCCGCGCCGGGTGGTACCTCCCGGCCCGCGTCGAGCGATTCGTGCCGCCCTCCCGGCGTGCCCTGAGGCGGATCGAGCCGCGCCTCCTCGAGCACCACGTCGGCGACGTCATCCCCGACTGGGGCGGTACCGACGCGACATTCACCCTCGCAGCCATCGAGCGGCCCTCGCTCCTGCTCTACACCTCGCGCCGCGGACGCACCGAGCTCACCTGGTGCCTGCACCTCGCCCAGCACGGTCGCGGCACGCGGGTGCACCTCCGGCTGCGGCTCGGACCGGTGAGGCGGCGCCGGCTGGCGAGGTACGCCGGTGGGTTCTTCGACGCCCTCACGATCAGCGGCCTCGCGGCCGGGCTGCGCGAGCGCGTCGGTGGATAGCGTGACACCCGTGACCGACGTCGAGATCCGCCCCGCAGGGCCACACGATGCCGATGCCGTGCTCGCCGTGGTGTCCGCGGCCTTCGGTGCCGACGACGCCGCGCGCGGGGCGCAGGTCGCCGATCTCTGGGCCGAGGTGCGCTCCGGCGACCTCCTCCTCGCCGAGCGGGTCGCGGTGCTCGTCGGCGAGGTCGTCGGCCACGTCGGGATCAGCCACTGCTGGGTGGACGCGCGCCGCGAGCTCGTGGACGCCGGCATGCTGTCGCCGCTCAGCGTCGCGCCGGCGCACCAGGGCCGAGGGATCGGCACGGCACTGGTCGCCGCGGCGATCGACGCGGCGCGAGGCGTGGGCCGCCCGGCGCTCTTCCTCGAGGGGAGCCCGGCCTACTACGGCGCCCGCGGCTTCGAGCCGGGCGCGCGCCACGGCTTCGAGCCGCCGTCGCTCCGGGTCCCCGCGCCCGCCCTCCAGGTGGTGCTCCTCGGCGAGCGGCCCGACTGGCTGAGCGGTCGCGTCGTCTACCCGGACGTCTGGTGGCGCCACGACTCGACGGGGCTCCGCGACCCCGACCTCGCCGAGGTCGAGAAGGCCCTGGGCATCACCTGACGATCGAACACGTGTTCGATAGGCTGGGGAGGTGTTCCCGTCCCCGCAGCCCCGCAAGCGGCCGACGCCGCCGCTGGGCCACGCGGGGGTCGCGCCACCCGGCTGGCCGCGCCAGGTGCGCCCTCCGGACGCCCCCGACTGGGAGGTCACGGCCGCCAGCTGGCTGCTCGACCTGTGCCCGCCCGACTACCGGCGGTTCTCCGGGCTGAGGCGGCACGTCGTCGTCCTCGCGCGCTTCGCCGTGCTGCACGTCGAGGCCCAGCAGCTGGCGACCCGTCGCGGGCTCAGCGAGATCCGCGGCGACCTCAAGGACGTAGCCGAGCAGGCGGTCGTCGAGGCCGCGGTGCAGACCTTCCGGCTGGAGGACGCGCGGCTGCTCGGCGTACGCCGCGAGGTCGGGCTCGTCGAGGACGCGCTCCGCGGGCGTCGCTACCGGGTCCGCATGTAGGCCGTGGCTAGGGTCGCCGGATGTCCGATCCGACCGTCCGCACCGACTACGTCTGCCTCACCCTCGTGGACCCGCGGGGCTGGTTCCTCATGCAGGAGCGTGACGAGCACGCGCCCGTGTGGCCCGACACCTGGTGCTTCCCGGGTGGCGGCATCGAGGCCGGCGAGACGGCCCGGCAGGGCGCGCTGCGCGAGCTGGCGGAGGAGACCGGCATCGTGGTGGAGGACGTCGACGACCTCGGCGAGCACGAGGTCGAGTCGCCGCACGGCCGGTTCCGCTACCACGTCTTCGTCGCGCCCACCGAGCTCGGCGACGACGACGTCGACTGCCAGGAGGGCCGGCAGATCGTCTTCGTCGACCCGGCGACCGTCGGGGGCCTGGCGATCGTCGACTCGACCGCGATCGCGCTCGACGCCGTACGAGCCTGGGCGGTCGACCACACGCCCGCACCACCGCCCGACGCCCGCGGGTTCGCCGGTGTCGTCCTCGTCGACCGCCGCGGCTGGATCCTGCTCCAGGAGCGCGACTCGAACCCCCGCATCGACCCCGACTGCTGGGGCCTGTCCGGTGGCCACCTCGAGCCAGGCGAGGAACCTCTGGAGGGTGCGCTGCGCGAGCTCGAGGAGGAGACCGGCGTCCGCCTCGACGCCGCGGACGTGCACGAGGTCGGGGTGTTCGCCACCGACCACCGCGCCTCCTACGGCACCTGGGACCGGATGTGGGTCTACACCGCCG
This genomic interval carries:
- a CDS encoding NUDIX domain-containing protein, yielding MSDPTVRTDYVCLTLVDPRGWFLMQERDEHAPVWPDTWCFPGGGIEAGETARQGALRELAEETGIVVEDVDDLGEHEVESPHGRFRYHVFVAPTELGDDDVDCQEGRQIVFVDPATVGGLAIVDSTAIALDAVRAWAVDHTPAPPPDARGFAGVVLVDRRGWILLQERDSNPRIDPDCWGLSGGHLEPGEEPLEGALRELEEETGVRLDAADVHEVGVFATDHRASYGTWDRMWVYTAAVDLADADIDCREGRQIVFVDPATVGGLRLTKGGEGIVPAFLRSDLYASMAP
- a CDS encoding thiamine-binding protein, with the protein product MIVAFSISPTSSDPTGSVTEAVAAAVRVVRESGLPHETNAMFTNIEGEWDEVMAVVKQAVDVVAAVSPRVGLVLKADIRPGYDGQLAAKVQRINDALAD
- a CDS encoding YjbQ family protein, translated to MRSETRTYRTGGDEVVLDLTRDAADFVSGEGDGLLHVFVPHATAGLAIIETGAGSDDDLLAALADLLPADDRWRHRHGSPGHGRSHVMPAIVPPSCSVPVLGGRLALGTWQSICLVDLNVDNARREVRWSFLAG
- a CDS encoding DUF3105 domain-containing protein; the protein is MNDDERPEQVELEPPVDPDLEPTPVPAPVPGPVGDAEVVEQAPADRSRLPLVLATAGAALVLGAALVAPLIDQALRGEEEAQRALDLSLVQTWDVTDRTHTTDDVDYPQDPPVGGAHAPIWLACGVYDEPVREENAVHDLEHGTTWITYDPDLPAGDVDALAALLPDNGIMSPRDGLPSPVVVTVWGAQLQLDGAGDRRLPLFIEEYGDGHTAPEFGVSCEGGTPDPQGALPGEGTNA
- a CDS encoding GNAT family N-acetyltransferase, whose product is MTDVEIRPAGPHDADAVLAVVSAAFGADDAARGAQVADLWAEVRSGDLLLAERVAVLVGEVVGHVGISHCWVDARRELVDAGMLSPLSVAPAHQGRGIGTALVAAAIDAARGVGRPALFLEGSPAYYGARGFEPGARHGFEPPSLRVPAPALQVVLLGERPDWLSGRVVYPDVWWRHDSTGLRDPDLAEVEKALGIT